The nucleotide sequence TGCTTTCTTATGGCGTGTAAACACATTCTTTTTAGCAGCATGGTTGATCAAGAAACCACTATAGAACTCGAGAGGAATTTTCTGGCAGTAGATTTCTGGAGCAATGCGGTAAGTTAATGTAATTTGGGAGTTTTGGAATCTTGTTCCAGCCGGATTGCGGATAAAGCAGCGGTTTCTTCCCCTTTTCTTCCAATCGATAAAGGAATACTTCACATCCAAGCCCGTATCAAAAACATTCAAGAAACCAATTTCCGTTGCATAGCCGAAATGATTGACGCGCTCGTCAATGATAAACGCACCGGCAGTCCAATACCAATCGGCAACTTCGTCAATGGCGCTTGCAAACTTTAACAACACACCATCAAAGCGGCTAGAAAATTGAATTTCGGAATCAAAAATATCATCCATTTTGCGGCGGCCGAATTCAATGTCCAAACGATGCTTGCCGTCTGCCCAGATATTGTAACCCATATAGGCGCGCTTTAAGTTGATGGCAAACGCATCTCCACTTCCTTTTCCGGAACGGCGTCTATCACGTGAAATAACCTCTTCTACTTCTGTACCGTCTTCATTAAAAACAACATATGTATCAGAGCAGTCGTTGAATCCGCGGATACCGGCTGGATTGTCGAATTGAAGCTGAGCCATCATCCAAGCGCGCTCGAATGAATACTTAATTTTTAAGTTGAATTCTACGTCGAAGTCATTATGAGAAATGGGAATTCCCCCTCTATCAACATAGTGTCCACCGCGCAAACCGCGATATTTTTTATGAAAAGAAGTGGATTCTGCAGAATCAGCGCTTCCGCTTGATTCACTGCTGCTGCTGCTTTCGCGATAAAGAACAATTCCTTTCTCTTGGATTGTGCGCCACTCAAAACGGACATCACCGCTGATATCTAGGTTGTTCGCTTTTTCTTTAACATCAATATTTTCTTTAGATTCGACAAATTCGCGAAGGGGTTGATCGTCGCGTTCTCTTAATTGGCGGTCAAAAGCTGTTTCCTGCCCAATCGATTGAGCAAATATGTCTGCGGATGTAAATCCTGCTGCCACCAATAAAGGCATCAGATACTTTACAAGTTTCATGGTGACTCCATTTATTTGTTAGAGAGTAGAAAGTTAAAAGCAAGATTCAATCTTGTTCTAATTTTTAGAAATTTATGAAATGAGTAAATTGGCGTCTAAATTAACGAGGAATTCCACTTTTTTGATCTTAATTCACAATTTCGCTAATGGTTTTAATCTCTTTCAGGCTTAAAGTCAACAATAAGTTCTGGCTTAAACCCTATCTAGACATATGCGTGAATGATAAGATGTTTGCTATGAGTAATTTATAAAATTACAATCTTTATTGTTTAAAGAAAGCTTTACCATCAGATAATTAAGTGGAAAACTTTAAAAGGAAAAGAGTTTGATCAAATAAATGGGATTGTTTCCATTCCCATTTATTTAACTAATTAAAGAGGCTCTTGCTGGCTTAAGCAATGGAAGCTTCCCAATCCCCAAATGATATCGCGGGAATTCAGACCAATGACTTTGCGGTCTTTAAAACATTCCGATAAAATTTGAAGCGCTGCATCATCCTGTGGATCTTCAAAGATGGGGACAATGACAGCTGCATTGCTGATATAAAAGTTCGCATAGCTGCAAGGGAGTGGCTGCCCTTGTTCGAAATAAGGGGCGGGCATGGGAAGCTCGATGACATTGAGAGCCTTTCCATTCAACAAACGCATTTTATTAAGCGCTTTTACATTCTGCTGAAGCGGCCGATAATTGGCTTGATTGCGGTCTTTTTCGACGACGGTGACAACGGTATCTTCGTTGACAAAGCGGGTCAAATCATCGATATGGCCGTCTGTATCATCGCCCTCAATGCCCTCTTCAAGCCATAAAACTTGTTCAACGCCGTAATATTGAATTAAATACTTTTCAATCTCTTCCCGGCTTAAATGCGGATTGCGATTGGGATTGAGCAAGCAAGAAGCGGTAGTCAGCACGGTCCCTTTGCCGTTGAATTCAACCGATCCGCCTTCCATGACAATACCGGGCTTAAAGCAAGGTAAATTCAAACTGTGGGCAATGCGCGTAGGAATTTCATCATCCCAATCATAAGGGGGGTATTTTCCTCCCCAGGCATTGTAACCCCAATCGACGATGGCCTTTCGATCCACATCTCCTGCGCGAAGCAAAAAGGCCGGGCCATGATCGCGGCACCAGGCGTCGTTAGTTGGATGGAAGAAAAATTGCACGCGGCTTAAATCGGCGCCAGCGGCTTTTAAATGCTGCTCAGCCTGCAAACGCATGGCCTCGTCATTGACATTGATGCAGACCCATTCGCCTTCTGTCAACACGCGGACAAACTGCGCATAAATAGGGTAAATGGACTGCAGCTTTCCTGGCCAAGACGCTTCCTTGTGCGGCCAGCTTAACCAAGTTGCGCGGTGGGGCCTCCATTCAGCGGGAAAGGAGTAGCCCAATTCTTTCGGAGTTTTATCTGTCATAGGATCAATCATCAATGAAGCGTTTAGTCAAGGGTTGATAGCTTTCGATTCTTCTGTCTCTTAAAAAGGGCCAATGTGTGCGGTAATAGTCTGATTGGGACAAGTCCACTTCTTGAACGATAATCTCTTCTTGAATATGCGGCGCCTGGCAAACCAAAGATCCGAAGGGATTCGCAATGAAAGAGCCACCCCAAAACTGCATGTCTCCCTCTTTTCCTGTTCGGTTGACGGAAGCCACATGGACGCCATTGGCAATGGCATGCGAGCGCTGAATCATCTGCCAAGCTTGATACTGCTCCTGATTAGTCTTCTCGTCCTGGCTGGACGCCCATCCGATCGCTGTGGGGAAAAAGAGAATATCTGCTCCCATTAAAGCAGTAATGCGCGCCCCTTCCGGATACCATTGATCCCAGCAAATCAGCACGCCGATTTTGGCAAACCGCGTTTCAAATACCTTATATCCCAA is from Candidatus Protochlamydia phocaeensis and encodes:
- a CDS encoding agmatine deiminase family protein, which gives rise to MTDKTPKELGYSFPAEWRPHRATWLSWPHKEASWPGKLQSIYPIYAQFVRVLTEGEWVCINVNDEAMRLQAEQHLKAAGADLSRVQFFFHPTNDAWCRDHGPAFLLRAGDVDRKAIVDWGYNAWGGKYPPYDWDDEIPTRIAHSLNLPCFKPGIVMEGGSVEFNGKGTVLTTASCLLNPNRNPHLSREEIEKYLIQYYGVEQVLWLEEGIEGDDTDGHIDDLTRFVNEDTVVTVVEKDRNQANYRPLQQNVKALNKMRLLNGKALNVIELPMPAPYFEQGQPLPCSYANFYISNAAVIVPIFEDPQDDAALQILSECFKDRKVIGLNSRDIIWGLGSFHCLSQQEPL
- a CDS encoding carbon-nitrogen hydrolase, with amino-acid sequence MSAQKVKIGLIQLTCSSDPIKNFENAERKIREAAAKQAQVICLPELFRSLYFCDVEDHDNFQLAEPIPGPSTERFSALAAELGVVIIASLFEKRAQGLYHNTTAVIDADGTYLGKYRKMHIPDDPGYYEKFYFTPGDLGYKVFETRFAKIGVLICWDQWYPEGARITALMGADILFFPTAIGWASSQDEKTNQEQYQAWQMIQRSHAIANGVHVASVNRTGKEGDMQFWGGSFIANPFGSLVCQAPHIQEEIIVQEVDLSQSDYYRTHWPFLRDRRIESYQPLTKRFIDD